The DNA window TGCAACTGATGAGTGTTGTGTAACATGTATAGTACATGTGCATTACCTCTGTACATGATACAGCGAAGAGCTTCTGATGCGTACGTCTGAGGGAGAGCGAGGCTAATGTAGCGCAGAGGATACGGGATACACTCCACGGGCCAGATGATACCTGCAgcacaggacagagaggatgCTGGGTAAGACATCATTTACAAGAGCTTTTGAAATTCAGGAACTTGAGTTGGTCCATTTATTTACTGTCACATGGAATTCAGTAATATCACACAATCATCATCAGTTTGAGTTGAGCTGTTATGGTTTTTTATTGATTATCAAATTTCCATGTTTGGATTTTAGGGTCAAGAATAAACTTTGAACTCATGATGCTAGACTGCTTCAACTAAAATGATATGTCTAAAATCATTAAATAGTCTTTTGACCAGGcaactgtttaaaaagaaactgtaACAGGTAAAATGCAAGGTGTTAAAGTGTATATGTATTTATTGCACATTACTGTGTTCACTAAGGTTGAATATTAGAGTTCAGCAGCTGGACCAGCAGCTGGATGGAGGCTGTCAAATGATAGCGTCAGTAGGTTTTATTTACACTTTGGCACACAGAGTCATCTGAGAGGGGACGTTGAGGGTCTGtgatttatgttgtttgttttaggaCCACCAGGTGGTGCAGGTTTCTGATCTGGCTCATTATTTTATATCTAATGATGCTACGTAGGACTACCTGGAGCCGTCTTTTCTGTAGTGTAGTTAATGGGTGTGAATGATAGACTGTATTGAAAGATGGACGTCATGACAGCTACCAAAAAGTGAAGCCTTTGGAGGCCCCCCCCTACAGACTGAATGTGGAATAGGTCATGagctctgcctcctccatgaCAAATAGGATATATTTCTCGGATATATAGTCTTTTTTGATGTGGACTGATCTGATCTGAGGGATCTTTTCTGCTCTATACCTGAGTTTAACGTTCAGTAAAAGTCTTTGGTTAGAAGAAGGGGTGGGACGTCAAAACCGCTGCTCAACCAGCTGATCCATAATTTAGATTGTGCAGACGCTGTCTCCAAATGATGTCACCAGCACAGGATGTCAGCATCTTTCACAGGAGGTATTTCgacttcacttttgtacaacagcAGGGGTGTTTgagaaggacaaaaaaataaaaaaggtcttCTAAAGCAAAAAGTTTAAGAGGTATTATAGGTATAATTTCCTGGTTAAATAGTGCTTCACCTATTCCactttttacactttttctATATAACTTTCAGGCTGCCTAGGCGGCTGGTTATACCAAAGGATAGACAACATAATGGTGTAACTGTACACAAGTCTTAAATGaactcaaacaaacataaagtcTTACCACTGATGATGAGGTTGGGGTAGAAGACGCCCAGGGCGGCCTGGTTGGCATTCTGCTCGTCATCGATTGCGGCTGAGATGACGAGGCCAAACGATATGCCGGTGATCCCCTGCAgcacgatgatgatgatgaccagCACCAAGGAGCCTTCATTAGGAATctgcagcgagagagagagagagggagatggaaaAGGAACAGTGAGAAAACAAAGCAGGCTATTATTACCCATGAAGCTGCAGTGGACGTCATAGTGAAATAAAACCAAAGTCAGAACTCATGAAATAGATacaaataataatgtaatataaatcagtaaGCTCCACATATTCCACACGTGCAAATCAGAACTTTTATCATAAATGGTTTCAATTCATGATTAAATCCAACTAAActtgagtttatttttgtttgttaaaatcagattttttggCAAGAAAGTtcccacaaacacattttctttgttgcCTCAACTGTTCACAACCATAAACAGAGAAATGAATGACAATAGGGAGCAAGTAAACAGCACTGCTTCAACCATTGAGGAACGTCTATagaattaaaatgaatacagtGTACAATAATTTGATATCACACATCTTTACAGTATGTGCAGGAAAGTGCATTGCAATAACATTATCTTATTAGCTCCAAAGAAAAAACTTTAGTTGCTTGATGATATACAGTAACATTGAAGAGTCATTTGTACTGAAGAAAAATACAAGGAACTGAaatactctctgatgttttgcACTGTTCTTCAGCCAACACGAACTGGAAAAAATGTCACTGCTGATTAAGTTTGGTTGTaaatcacagagacagagagggagtggAGACAGGAAAGAGGCTTTACACAACagataatgttaaaaaaaagtctgcggTCTCAGCTCAGAAGATATAAAGCCGATAACTCTTTTAACATGAAGAGAATCTGAATTCATAAgaatgcattgtgtgtgtgtgtgtatgtgtgtgtaggtgtgtgtgttcctgcacTTGCTCTCAGTGTGTTAACACACTATCTGTCTCCAGTGGCAACGTGCAAAAATAGACCTGCACTGAGAGGCCACATGACTACTCGGTTGCCACAGCAATCATGGACTGTTGTCGTGGCGATCTCACAGTGATCCCTGGATACAGGGGCCAACGAAGGAAGTGATTTATGCAGCGGTGGTCTCTTTGGACTTCGGCACCgtaattaacacacacacacatggatgcTATCACACGTGCACACATACATCCATAAAACCATGTCCCTGCACAAACTAGACACAAAGAtacaggtaaaaacacacacgcatactTCTCATATCATCTCATGTCTGAGTACCTTCTCCCTGTATTGATTCATTTCACATGTTTATTGTTAATCAATAATGAACAGAATTCCCTGCAGTTCTTGTTGGTTTGCTGTTCTCACAGTAAACATGACCCTGCTGACCTTCAGACGGTGCTTGACTCACACAAGATTTACACCAAAAGGACCTTTACGTACATGgtcaagagcaaaaaaaaaaccagcttGATGGTTATCAAACTTATTATGGCTCTGATGTGAAGTAGTTTAGGTCAGATTTTGGATGATGTTGTAAATAGGTTTGAGTCTGAACTGcagctcctttccctcatgtcattcatCACTCTCtatccctgatttccaactctatccactgtcctttccaaataaacaaaatccCCCCTCACCCATATCTAACAACTCTGTTTTATCCTAAATAAGAGTAAACAGAGCCTGTTGACTGTTTTCCAAACACTAGGTATTGatattttaaacaacaaagaagaatTACAGTTGAACGTGTACCTGTGtttaacagaaaacaaatggtTCAAAAACACCGCATAGAAGTCTGCTGTCTTTTTATGATCAACTATTTTTTCATTGActgttttattactttattatgTTTCTGCTGTGactttcctctctgctgctcttaaTGTATTTATGCTGCTGCAAAGCACCAGCTGCCAGATCAATAAAGTCTCATCTTAtctggagagtgtgtgtgtacgctgtgtgtgttttatttcgCATGTCAGGGGGACAAACCTTGAAGACAAGCAGTatgaagaggagcagcaggaggatctGAACGCTGATGACAAACAGCTGAGAGAAGAGGTGAGCCAGCATGGTCTCCAAGGGGCTCACACCTGATAGTGAGacaaaaaccacacacacacacatcacaggaaaaAAGTGAGAGAGTTACATTTGGGATTAGCTCTGTCAAACCTGTAGAGATAACTAGAGGAAAATGCCACTGAACCAAGTTCAACTGATCTCATCGGATATAAAAAGCCATAACAAAGCATCCAAGCATATTTCAAGAAATAACAAAGTATTAAAGTATTAAAGTATTAAATCGAAACAAAGTAactccttcagtgtgtgtgtgtatgtctgctGGAAAACAGCATCTTCTTAATCAGCACCGATCATATAACTCCCTCTACTGGTCATGTATCCCATTACATTTTAATAGCCGTTTCAATTCTTGTCAAAATGTCACAAATTATTTAAATCGAGCTTTTGATTAGTGGCAGATATTTTTTGCAATATTTTCAAAAATATGACCAAAATAGGCTTCCTGAACTGATgtcataatgtttttaaagatgcattTGAATACAGTCTCAGCATTCATGAAGTAGAGATGTGATATTACAAACTTGCGAAGAAATTTGCCCTCACCTGCGACCCAGCATCGATCCAAAAGCCCTTCCTTCCTCTCGATGACAAAGGAGAGAGCTGTCAGACCCACGGCCAGGTAGAAGGTGATACTGAAGGGccggagagacagagggaaatcAAATGGGAGCTTAATGGCAGgttgtcatgttgataaagaAAGACCgtcttgttaaaaaaaggtttcctGAGCAAACACATATATTCAGTTACTCTTTGCAAAGAAATAGTACAAGAATAAACAAAATAGGGAAAAGAAAAGccaataaacattttcattcaacTTCTTAAATTCTCttgcttctctgttttttccGAGTTGCAGGACGTTAACCAACTCACATCAAACTGACCTGAGCACAGCTCCAGGCGTCACAAATGTGGTGAAGTCTGTGTTAAGGTCTCCATATATTGGCTCTTCAAACTACACATTGACAATTACCAAGAGATTAAAATCAACTTCGTTATCAAGAATGTAACATCAGCAGAAACACGTCAACACTTAAATTACAAACGTGcatttattcattgttgttaaattattttatatttttaataagcgtatcttttttaataaagaacaatttttcaaaaaaacatttctgtacaGTATTACTCATACACTCTTTAATTCATACTTCAATTTAATTATCAGTCTTTCTCACCTTTATTGGCAGGGAAACCAGGTACGACATACTGCCCAACTTATTGTCCACAAAAGCCTGCCAAAGGAGTAACGATTAGTACAACAAGTCTAATGATACCAGTCAAACAAATAAAGTATAAGACTGTTCATGGCAGATTGTTAtctatatatacagtatttggGAAGGGAGAGGGTTTAGTGATGTTGTTCAGGGTTTCAGTGTTATCTTGATGCTGATTTGATAAGAAAACTGTAATTAACTatcaacaaaacaagaaataaaaaagcttttgtGTAACACAAACATATAACAGTGTTATATAATGTTTGAGTGTTTACAGTTTACTGCACACAGTGTtgtaattattacattttatttatgagtGACTTGCAAGAAACCCTACCAGATAAGGCAGTCATTGCATTATgaagacaaataaggagaaaataCATTCAGCGTGTATCAGATCCAGCAAAGGTATACTGCAAAATCCTTTatgtgtttaaagtttgtcCCTGACAGTGTGTcaacatgacagaaaattaaaatgtatttttcaccTGAAAAGCCTCGTGTAGTTTCTTCTGCAGCATGATGGCAATTTGTCTAtctgaagaaaaacattaaGAGCAAAATAAACACCTTCAGATAAAgtgtaatgtgtttgttgtgttgtgacTTTTACTGTCATTTTGTGCATGACCAAatgttgtttgatttgattagaAGCACTCTATTTCTAAGCTTAACAATTCAATAAAATTTAAGGTGAATTTAAAGACGTAATTAAATAATCTCATGAACCTTTGAAATATTTTGTTCTGTACTTAAAAACGCTTGTAAATTGAACCAACAATCATTCGATTAAATTAAATCGGCGTATCTTTGCAGAAAGACGATTgtatacaagaaaaaaaatgcatcttacTTGTCATGTCGAGCCATACATGAACTGATCCTCCATCAACCACCTCTCTGGAAACCTGCCGCTGCATCATCCTGTAAAAGCAGGGATATTGTCAAAGGGTGGAAAACATCCCTGAGCTAACCTCATCGCTGTAATATTCAGCAACTGTCAGTGAAGATGTTTCAAAACAAGCAAAAATCTGAGAAATTAGATGCAGTTTCTCTGAATGTTGTCATAAAGTATTCTTTAGAAAACAAGTTGATTACATTATAAGACAGGTTGTGAGATATAGTGACATAAATGTAGCACTGCAGATGTATGTGATGATAAAGGGGGAAACACACTTCACTTTGTAACTTGGTATTTTTTGAAGGCTTTTAGTgccattattattttatttttttatttttttaagatttatttttgggctttttgtgcccttaatagagagacaggacagtgaatagagtcggaaatcagggagagagagaggggaatgacatgcgagaaggGAGCCGCaggccggattcgaacccgggcctcccgcttggaagactatagcctccatacatggggcccgcgcaccaaccactgcaccaccagcgccccttttAGTGCCATTATTGAGGGGAAAGTACAGATGATGGAGTCAGAAACAGAGATAAGAGAGTGGGAGATGACTGAGAGTAGGAGTCCAAACcgtggctgctgctgctttgaggGCTATTGCCTCTGTTCATGGGACGCTTGATTTAAAATCAGTATTGACTTGGATTTAATAGTACAAtgactttcaacagggagagatgtgtctctctcatgtccacatgGTCGCCTGTTAGTAGCACTATTAAACTTTGGCAGCGGGCCATGGCATAATCATGAGAAGTGCTGCGTACGGCTTTACGGCACTACAGTAGTTCAAAGCTGCCTTCAGGCTTCTCGGTACTGTTTGATACAGTGACTGAGGATAACAGGACTAGGATGGTAacagatgaagctaagaagagaaaaagagagagtgactgaGCAAGAAGCTGGACTGGAGTAAATGTTGGACAGGCTTTAAAATGTTGGCGAGAGCTTCGTGAAACAGCAGTTATGCATAAACAGAATGTTATAATGTGAGAAATTGCCAAGCAAGTAGGTATTATGATCTGTCTCAGGGCTAATGGGGAAGCAACAAACCAACAGCAGTGTGTACATTCCTGCAGATTTATTCACAACATAATGTAACTTTAggctctgttgttattggtctGTTGTTTAGCAGCTTAACCaggtgcagaaagtcatctaaccCAAGTGATGTCAAGGGCTTAAATACAAAttgaatacaaaaataaatccatctaACGCTAAAAAGTTCATGTCCATGTCAATCTTCAAGTTAGCAAGATAACTTTATAAGATTTAGGTTTGTAAGGCTTATACTTACAAACAACTCAAAACTAGCATACAATTAATTAAGCCTCTCCAATATATACATTTAGTGACGACCATAGACATCATGGTAACAGTtaaatacatatacatatactcCACATGCAAAGAGTTTGCAACTCAGCTTGCAGTCTCATATTTGCTTAAAACCCGTTAATATTACTGTACCCTGATATTCAACATGGTTCTTTGGATTCTTACTGTGTCTTTGCCCTCTGTTCATCAACAGATGCACATTGTCTATGATGGGGAGACAACAGCACGTGAGACATAAGACAGTGTAGTTGCACTCAGAGAACATGTGACGGAGCCAAAGCTCACCAAACCAGaattctacatattgttgcttaaACCACTGAGCTAAACTGGCCCCAACTTTGTTTGTTATTCACATTCAGAAATAGTCCCTGAAGACAGTTTGACTCTAAATTTGACTCTGAAATGTAGCTGGCAGCAGATTTAGATGTAACAAATACTGTTGACCCGTTTTTGGAATGTTACGTTGTTATGTTCAAATATTCATAAATATTTACTGACGGCTTCCATAAAACTTGTAAAGCGAGGCTGCAGCTAAGGGTTTCTTAATACTGTAGATTAATTTCCTAGATATTTAAAAGATTATTAAAATAACCACTTAATCTTTAATATTAATTGCTGAATTTactgtaaataattaaatagTTACTGTACGAATGCCTTTTAAGATTTCATGAACTCTTTgggcatgtttttttaattgcaattTCAGCAGGAGTCAGGAATCATTTATTGGCCACTATTTCTATAaggatgtattttattttatacagcGTGGGGTTGAACAGACTCATTAATCATCATGCCTTGtccaaaaatatattaataGAAAATTACTGGATGCAAATGATTTTCTCAATTCTTACTTTTAATTGAAGCAAGGATATCATATTGTTTTTATCTGGATAAAGTTGTTATTGAGTTTGTGTAATTACATCATCAAAGGTAGTTATTGCAGACACAAAAGCTCTCAGCTTACgtaacaaagaaatgaaacagcAGAAATTATTTCTACACTACGCGAAGACTAAGAAGCAAAACCACCCTTTGTCTCCCTCAGGCAGATCAGTCGTATGAAACGGCACATGACGCAGGAGGTATGAGCGTTTGATTGGTCGGTTCTAAGCTTTGACCTGCTCAGGTGTGTTAGGGACAGGAAGGACCAGACGGTCTACCcagtcatcacacacacacacgcgcagaTATACACACGTATACAAACAACTGTGATTCAAACCTTAAAAACAACTCATGCCTTTCATTCCAAGGATTGACTCATCCTCACATGTTTCTGAGGTTTGAGCTGGCGTGGtatgatttgtgtttgtttatgtatgtTAAAGGTTAATATAGTGTGATGCATTTAGATTAAACTAGACTGTATGGAACTGAAAAAGGCAAGACAACAATACTTGTTGAGATATTTAActaaatttttttttcttattattactTGAAGGATCTGCAGAAACAGGACAGACAAACGGACACAAGTTGTGAGGCTAGCGTCATAAAAATAGTGCTATTTTGTTTAGCAAAGTCTTCTGTGTAACCTTGTGTCACCCTTCTAAATCTAAAGACATGAATCCAcctatatttttaaaaagtttgatcTTCATGTCAAATGTTATCTTTGGGTGCATTGaggtaaaacattttgtctctgtgtgtttattatgtGTCTTTGTAAGATAATTTTGTCTCTGTGGTCAAAATGCTGTCTCTGCGTCACACAGGCATTTTGCTGGAGCCGGTCTGCTTTGCTGTGGTATCTGTGTGACTACtttgacacacagaaacagccttctGCATTTAGCTTTGCATTGCAGGTGCATAACATCATGAGCGTCTGTCTATGCTATGACATGAATAGAAAGGAACTATAAAAGAGtagacaccaaaaaaaaaaaaccctgcgtGTTGGATGTCACCagaaaagagagcagaggaaacagagaCAAATAATAAAAGTCCTATAACGTCAGACATGTTGAGACATGTCTTCTCTAACATGGAAGAGATTATAGCTTCTGGCACAAGTCACATACAGCACATCATCAACTATACACTATACACAAAGTCATTTTGAGTTTTAAGTGGATTTGGCAAGTGGGACTTCCATGACACAAGTATGAGCTCAAAGTTTCAGCAGCTTCTGTGAAGGatagtttttttaattcaatgtgtgCATCCATTCACCAAATTCTCACAGTTGCCATATTGCTGAAACGTCACACTCAGGGTGGAATCTCAAATGATGTTTATATGTGCATCTGTGTTCTTGGTATGAAAATTGTGTAGAACCTGAAAAATATGATAATTTACATTCTCTTGACTGATCAACAACTAATCTGATAGTTGAACATTTGAATGGACACTGGATCATATGCCGAGCTAAAGCAATAAATCCAGTAAGAAATTAGCTACTGTTAGAAAATAGCTCATATAAGCATTTAACCAATTAGCTATATCACTGTTAACTATAGATGTACACCTCTCCTGTCATATCCTGTAGTGTAATCACAGTATAACAATTATGTAATCCTGAACCTTTTTACAAGTCTAACTTTAGCTCTTGTCAAAATCATTTCCTAGCAAACAGTGCTTGAAGAGCAGCTAACATTGCTGTTTGTTTGCTAGCTAAATTAACCTGGCACAATGACATCTGGCTTATATTACCAACCGCATTGAATTAATGCCTCTTCTATCCTATCATTTGAGGTTAGCAAACAGTAACGTTAGCAAGGAGAtggttgaatgctaatgttagcattgtcaTCAAATATCTTAAATATCTATCTAAACGTGTCATATAGCTCGATGTTCTTTGGGATTTCAACATCTATTGGCTTTTCTGTTCAAGATCAGAAGTGTCATAGCATTcgaatgcaaacaaacattaacttttacattttttttaataaggttAATTACtgaatgatgatgacagtgacaAAGAGAATAGTCTCagtttttcacctttttgtcaAGTAGCTAGTGAAGTTCTGGCCAAAGCCGATGACACCCCAGTACTCTCCGTTATAGATGCCTTCAAAAGCGTCTGTATGGGACAAGGGCACCTGAGGATGAACagacatcatttaaataatacCCACCAGTTCATCTTTTTTATATTAAGTGGCTACTGAACTCCACTTaacagttttttgtgtgtgttttggtcatTTGGTCAAGGTTGTGTATTGGTTTACCACATATggagtatttttattttactttcactGATTTCCTAGAAAATGTGAGTCTTAGAGTTTGTTTTTCCAGTAAAAAGGAAGTGAAACTTGTTTGCTTAAAGGCAAAAGTAGAACAACAACTGTGAGAAAGGCAGAATACAGAAGAGACATTCTAAGCTGCACAACTAAACCACTGTGTACTCTGACTGTTAGTATCATTCATGCAAGAACATACATAAAATAAtgatcaacaaaaaacaaacaaacagaatctattGATAGTTTTTATGTATCTGCAACATCTACAACAACAGCTGgtgaaaaaagaacagaaaccaCCTGGTTCCTCTTTTGTTGTGACAGTACAGAGCTGTCTCATCCGGACTATGATCCACAATCTGATGAGACAAAATGAATGTACCTGGTGCACGCTGGAGTTGTCAAGGAAGGAGAGCAGTGATTGGCTGTAAGCTGAGGGAGAGGTCTCGTTGTTCACCACAGCGACCTCGATCCCCTTTGGGTCTCCTccgacacacaaacagatcagAGAGACTTGGATGACGGGCAACAGGAACTGGAAACACAGCGAGCTGCCAAGCACAGGAAGGAACAGTCAGAGCAACTGCGCAAACATTTACTTATTGCCACTTCTGCTGTTAATTACTCGACATTAACTTCAACACTTTTTACTGCAACATACCCTGGCATTCTCTTCATCCGCACCATTGTCTTGATCATCAGGGCAGAAATGTTCCTCCACTTTGGCATCACATGTCGGGCTCGCACCTTCCAGTCCGCTAAAGGAACACAACCCAAAACACACTCTTAAAAGTAATCTTAAATCAAACAGTAACTCCATTTCTCTAAGTACACATTTGGTTTACTTATTCTTAATGTAAGCAACTGTATGCTTATACTCCTGTACATTTCAACTACAAATATtgcactttttatttcactgcaatAATTGACAGCTTAAGTTCTTATAAACTGTAGATATTTGCGTGTTGCATATTTAGTGTTACTCACTCCATAAGTTGATcaactgaaaaataattgtCAACAACTTTATAATCTTGTTAAAGCAAAGGCATTTCATGGTTCAAGATTTTCAAATATGAGCATTTGCTGCTTTTGATGTATCTGTGATAAATCCTGTACTTTATCTCAACCAATTCAAGCAGTTTTAGGAAATCAGTTTAGGCTCTGGGTATAACTAGGCATATATTTGTGGAAATTTAGAGACAATCCTATAAACCAACGGATAATAATCAGCCATTAATTAAACGTAAAAAGTCATTAGTCATAGAACTTTTAGATGTTTAAGTTGTTGAATTGTTCACACTGTAGTATTTTCCTAATCATTTAACCAAAGGACCTGAATACCACCTCCACCACTAAGTAATGTGGTATTTTTGTACAGCTCTTTATATTTCTCAAGCCACAAATACACTACAATCCCTCTTATTGTTTTGTGATATGAATCTTTGACTACTAGGCCACGTTTCTGATCAACTATTTCAAAGTTGGAGTTATTGCAAACagtaataattataattataataacaataataataataaagtaataGTGAAAACTGAAATAGTGATAATACATAACGGCCACAATGGAACAAAACGCAAAAAACCTGAAATACGATCAGGGAGTGACAAAAAAAGTACCCGAATATTTTGGAACTTCATCCGCAGCTCCTGATCCATCCCTGAGAATTGGTCGACTCTCGTCTCGTCCGCTCTCGAATGATTGGCTGTTCTCTAAAGGCCCCGCCTGTGGACTGGACCCTTGTTTAGAGTCAACCTGGTCTGAGGTCTGACACAACTGCAGGAAGGCTTGCTCCAGAGTCTGCAGTAGAG is part of the Labrus bergylta chromosome 10, fLabBer1.1, whole genome shotgun sequence genome and encodes:
- the abch1 gene encoding ABC transporter G family member 23 isoform X1, yielding MAAEAAGQDDVTTGPADFTEMEDRLKEGTMKADLEASLPAGQGEYAIRCRDVCRSYGNLKVLSNLNLTVPQGHIYGLLGPSGCGKTTLLKCMVGTLKISRGNITVLGKPPAFPGHDVPGRMVGYMPQELALYNEFTISDTLTFFGRIHGLTSKERKARMDFLVDFLDLPQKNSLVRNLSGGQRRRVSLGAALLQNPELLILDEPTVGVDPVLRAKIWQHLVEIVKTGKVSVIITTHYIEEARQANVVGLMRNGCLLAEGPPEAVMKQHSATTLEQAFLQLCQTSDQVDSKQGSSPQAGPLENSQSFESGRDESRPILRDGSGAADEVPKYSADWKVRARHVMPKWRNISALMIKTMVRMKRMPGSLCFQFLLPVIQVSLICLCVGGDPKGIEVAVVNNETSPSAYSQSLLSFLDNSSVHQVPLSHTDAFEGIYNGEYWGVIGFGQNFTSYLTKRMMQRQVSREVVDGGSVHVWLDMTNRQIAIMLQKKLHEAFQAFVDNKLGSMSYLVSLPIKFEEPIYGDLNTDFTTFVTPGAVLSITFYLAVGLTALSFVIERKEGLLDRCWVAGVSPLETMLAHLFSQLFVISVQILLLLLFILLVFKIPNEGSLVLVIIIIVLQGITGISFGLVISAAIDDEQNANQAALGVFYPNLIISGIIWPVECIPYPLRYISLALPQTYASEALRCIMYRGWGLSRMMVWRGFAVTLGWNTFFLILATVILKLRT
- the abch1 gene encoding ABC transporter G family member 20 isoform X2 encodes the protein MKADLEASLPAGQGEYAIRCRDVCRSYGNLKVLSNLNLTVPQGHIYGLLGPSGCGKTTLLKCMVGTLKISRGNITVLGKPPAFPGHDVPGRMVGYMPQELALYNEFTISDTLTFFGRIHGLTSKERKARMDFLVDFLDLPQKNSLVRNLSGGQRRRVSLGAALLQNPELLILDEPTVGVDPVLRAKIWQHLVEIVKTGKVSVIITTHYIEEARQANVVGLMRNGCLLAEGPPEAVMKQHSATTLEQAFLQLCQTSDQVDSKQGSSPQAGPLENSQSFESGRDESRPILRDGSGAADEVPKYSADWKVRARHVMPKWRNISALMIKTMVRMKRMPGSLCFQFLLPVIQVSLICLCVGGDPKGIEVAVVNNETSPSAYSQSLLSFLDNSSVHQVPLSHTDAFEGIYNGEYWGVIGFGQNFTSYLTKRMMQRQVSREVVDGGSVHVWLDMTNRQIAIMLQKKLHEAFQAFVDNKLGSMSYLVSLPIKFEEPIYGDLNTDFTTFVTPGAVLSITFYLAVGLTALSFVIERKEGLLDRCWVAGVSPLETMLAHLFSQLFVISVQILLLLLFILLVFKIPNEGSLVLVIIIIVLQGITGISFGLVISAAIDDEQNANQAALGVFYPNLIISGIIWPVECIPYPLRYISLALPQTYASEALRCIMYRGWGLSRMMVWRGFAVTLGWNTFFLILATVILKLRT